Proteins from a single region of Synchiropus splendidus isolate RoL2022-P1 chromosome 3, RoL_Sspl_1.0, whole genome shotgun sequence:
- the LOC128756139 gene encoding calpain-5-like, producing MPERVNNFQGQQFHKLRRSCLRRGALFKDPLFPPTAQSLFYKSAPPPGLTWKRPKEICKDPRLFIDGISTRDLHQGSLGNCWMVAAISCLASEPSLWKKVIPDHMDQEWNPKRPDLYAGIFHFRFWRFGRWVDVVVDDRLPVNKDGRLLFCRSATPREFWSALLEKAYAKLNGCYEALEGGNTPEALVDFTGGVSEPLSLDRDTLSQHSDQRRTLFQTLVKAHEQNSLITCSIRPADGETVESVLECGLVRGHAYGITAVKKLWLGEKNPTSNAASRLLMVRMRNPWGTSDWTGAWSQGSKQWQNRSRGEREKMGLIVRDIGEFWMDFEDFCRYFTDVVVCRLLEKNLFWPRSHWREARCYGEWTPAPSSASAPLSLLRSDIPTERSRDIPAPADHRDHREEAQLGKSQPGRGVNGKASCQQAVAKEDGSEKQEITESWVTRIDKSSRCGGCINHRETFLHNPQFMFEVRGKEEEVLMCLQQEDRRMQRKDGGGENLAIGFEVLKVEVNRFSRVQCVVKQAASSIYIDSRSVTLRKTFVPGRYVVLPTTFLPGPTGRFLLRLFCHSNIQIRELREDLPSPSLFQCLLPHPTMVTTVHLRRASGFSLPKQKAPDVYAIVRCESDTIRTQVFKAEGNPEFDLRTIFYRRHPDLHISVELWSRGLLWDTMLGRARFQTLESERARSRVMDLRGGDSRSRFRGCVYVETSSSGCLTDL from the exons ATGCCAGAGCGAGTGAACAACTTCCAAGGTCAACAATTTCATAAGTTAAGGAGGTCCTGCCTGCGCCGTGGGGCTCTCTTCAAGGACCCTCTCTTCCCACCCACGGCCCAGTCTCTCTTCTACAAGAGTGCGCCCCCTCCAGGGCTGACCTGGAAAAGACCGAAG GAGATATGTAAGGACCCTCGACTTTTCATTGATGGCATCAGCACACGGGACCTGCATCAAGGCAGTCTTGGCAACTGTTGGATGGTCGCGGCTATTTCGTGTTTAGCTTCAGAGCCATCTCTTTGGAAAAAG GTCATCCCTGACCACATGGACCAGGAGTGGAATCCAAAGCGCCCTGATCTGTACGCGGGAATCTTCCACTTCCGATTCTGGCGCTTTGGACGCTGGGTGGACGTAGTCGTGGATGACCGGCTGCCGGTCAATAAGGATGGAAGGCTGCTCTTCTGTCGCTCGGCCACTCCAAGAGAGTTCTGGAGCGCTTTATTGGAAAAGGCCTACGCCAA ACTTAACGGCTGCTACGAGGCCTTGGAGGGGGGCAACACCCCAGAGGCTCTTGTTGACTTCACCGGAGGCGTCTCGGAGCCTCTGAGTCTCGACCGTGACACTCTCAGCCAGCACAGCGATCAGAGGAGGACCCTATTTCAGACCCTAGTCAAGGCACATGAACAAAACTCCCTGATCACATGTTCCATACGG CCAGCGGATGGGGAGACGGTGGAGTCAGTTTTGGAGTGTGGCCTGGTGCGGGGACATGCTTATGGAATCACAGCGGTGAAAAAGTTGtggttgggggaaaaaaatccaacatCCAATGCAGCTTCTAGACTGCTGATGGTGCGAATGAGAAACCCATGGGGGACCAGTGACTGGACGGGTGCATGGAGTCAAGG GTCAAAGCAGTGGCAAAACAGGAGTCGAGGTGAAAGAGAGAAAATGGGACTCATTGTTCGGGATATTGGGGAATTCtg GATGGATTTCGAAGACTTCTGCCGCTACTTCACAGATGTGGTGGTTTGTCGGCTTCTCGAAAAGAACCTGTTCTGGCCCAGAAGTCACTGGCGAGAAGCGCGTTGTTATGGGGAGTGGACTCCAGCGCCGTCTTCTGCCAGTGCGCCGCTCTCCTTGCTTAGATCTGATATCCCCACGGAGAGGAGCAGAGACATACCAGCTCCAGCAGATCACAGAGACCACAGAGAGGAGGCCCAGCTTGGGAAGAGTCAGCCGGGAAGAGGGGTCAATGGAAAGGCCAGCTGTCAACAGGCTGTCGCCAAGGAGGACGGTAGTGAGAAGCAGGAGATTACTGAGAGCTGGGTGACACGGATCGACAAGAGCAGTCGCTGTGGAGGATGCATCAACCACAGGGAGACTTTCCTGCACAATCCTCAG TTCATGTTTGAGGTGCGAGGCAAAGAAGAGGAAGTGCTGATGTGTCTTCAGCAGGAAGACCGAAGGATGCAGAgaaaagatggaggaggagagaaccTGGCCATTGGTTTTGAGGTTCTGAAG GTGGAGGTGAACCGCTTCAGCAGGGTGCAGTGTGTGGTCAAACAAGCAGCTAGCTCCATCTACATCGACTCCCGCAGCGTAACGCTGAGGAAAACCTTTGTTCCCGGCCGATACGTCGTGTTGCCCACCACCTTCCTGCCTGGTCCCACGGGTCGCTTCCTTCTGCGTCTCTTTTGCCACTCAAACATCCAGATCAG GGAACTGCGGGAGGATTTGCCATCACCTTCATTGTTCCAGTGTTTACTACCTCATCCCACCATGGTGACCACAGTTCATCTCCGCAGAGCCTCAGGATTCAGTCTACCAAAACAGAAAG CTCCAGATGTTTATGCCATTGTTCGATGTGAGAGCGACACCATCAGGACTCAGGTCTTCAAGGCTGAAGGAAACCCAGAGTTCGATCTCAGGACCATCTTCTACAGGAGGCACCCCGACCTACACATCTCAGTGGAG CTCTGGAGCCGGGGTCTGCTGTGGGACACCATGCTGGGCAGAGCTCGATTCCAGACCCTGGAGTCAGAGAGGGCTCGCAGTCGCGTGATGGATCTCCGAGGTGGCGACTCCCGCAGCAGGTTCAGGGGTTGTGTTTATGTGGAGACCTCATCCAGTGGCTGTCTGACTGACCTGTAG
- the cnpy4 gene encoding protein canopy 4 has translation MWPLCLSNKKFIRQFSVKSVTMKLFLFVLFSISGLTKADEDERLPNKCEVCKFLTVELQEVLEKTGRSKEVLEVGEVLDTGKRKKKIKYNTSETRLTEAVDGLCERILQYSVHAERPGSLRYAKGSSQTMTTLKNLVHKGVKVDLGIPLEMWDEPSVEVADMKKQCERMLEEYEEIVEDWYFHNQDQRLENFLCEKHVLSSSDRECLKEVWKGDPGANGGTEEAGVKGQAKEEKAHDAGEL, from the exons ATGTGGCCGCTGTGTCTGTCAAATAAAAAGTTCATCAGACAGTTTTCGGTCAAAAGTGTGACGAtgaaactttttctttttgttttattcagtaTCTCAGGCCTGACCAAGGCGGATGAGGACGAGCGACTGCCGAATAAGTGCGAAG TGTGTAAGTTCCTGACAGTGGAGCTCCAAGAGGTTTTGGAGAAAACCGGTCGGTCCAAAGAGGTTCTGGAGGTGGGAGAGGTTCTGGATAccgggaagaggaagaagaaaataaaatacaacacttC AGAAACTCGACTGACAGAGGCAGTGGACGGCTTATGTGAGCGCATCCTCCAGTACAGTGTTCATGCAGAAAGGCCGGGCAGTCTCCGCTACGCTAAG GGTTCCAGTCAAACCATGACCACCCTGAAGAATCTGGTCCACAAAGGAGTCAAAGTGGATCTGGGCATTCCCTTGGAGATGTGGGACGAGCCCTCAGTGGAAGTTGCAGACATGAAGAAACAG TGTGAGCGGATGCTGGAGGAGTACGAGGAGATCGTGGAGGACTGGTACTTCCACAATCAGGACCAAAGACTGGAGAACTTCCTCTGTGAAAAGCACGTCCTCAGTTCTTCAGACCGAG AATGTCTAAAGGAGGTGTGGAAGGGAGATCCAGGCGCAAAtggaggcactgaagaggcggGGGTTAAAGGTCAGGCAAAGGAAGAGAAGGCGCATGATGCTGGAGAATTGTGA